In Gammaproteobacteria bacterium, the sequence CGGCTTTGAGTCGTGCGGGAGTGGTGCGGGTAAAAACCATTGCCCAAATGTTCACGGCAGCCAAGGCCCTGGCCTACCGACATCGGACTACCGGCAACCGACTGGTGATTATCACCAATGGCGGTGGTCCGGGAGCCATGGCGGCGGATCAGGTAGCGGATTTGGATATTTCGCTGGCTGATCTTTCATCACGGACCATGGAAAAGCTCAACAGCTTCCTACCACCCGTCTGGTCGCATGGTAATCCCGTGGATATTATCGGCGACGCACCGCCGGAGCGTTATCGCCAGGCATTGGAAACCTGCATGGAAGATCCGGGCGTGGATGGCGCGTTGGTAATCCTTACGCCCCAGGCCATGACCCGCCCCGAGGAGGTTGCGGAAGCCGTCGTCCAGGTCGCAGCCAGTCACCCTAAGCCTTTGGTTACCTGCTGGATGGGTAATACCCAAATCAATAAAGGATGCCAAATTTTTATCAAACACGGCATTCCCACCTTTCGTACTCCAGAGCCGGCAGTAGATGCCTTTTCTTACATTGCCGCCTATTATCAAAACCAAAAATTGTTGCTGCAAACTCCCGGGCCTTTATCCCAACATGTCGAACCTGATGTTGAAGGTGCGCGCATGTTGATTGAATCGGCGCTTACCGAGCGTCGCAGCGTGCTCAATGAGGTGGAATCCAAAGCGTTATTATCGGCGTTTCATATCCCGGTGGCGCACACCATGATCGCACGCAGTCCTAATGAGGCGTTATTGCTTGCCGAGCAATTTGGTTTCCCGGTGGCGCTAAAAATTAATTCACCGGACATCACGCATAAAACTGATTCTGGCGGTGTCAAATTGAATTTGGATAGTGCCCACGCGGTACGTACTGCCTACAATGACATTTTGACGGAAGTAAAAAAAAATCGGCCCAGCGTCTATATTGACGGTATCGCTGTAGAACCAATGATTCGTAAACCCAATGGCCGCGAATTAATGATTGGCGTTACCAACGATCCCATCTTTGGTCCGATTATCACCTTTGGCGCGGGTGGCATCATGGTCGAAGTTATTGGTGATCGTACTGTGACTCTTCCGCCGCTCAACAGTTATTTGGCGCGGAGCTTGATTGAAAGAACCCGGGTTGCCAAATTGCTGGGCCAATTCCGTCATATGCCGCCTGTGGATCGCGGCGCACTGGAAAATGTATTGCTGCGGGTTTCGGAAATGGTTTGTGAGCTACCCTGGCTTAAAGAAATGGACATCAATCCGTTGATCGTGGACGAAAATGGTGCCTTGGCTGTGGATGCCCGCGTGGTGGTGAGACATGTACGGTCGTTTGCGGTGCCCTACGCGCACATGGCGATTCACCCCTATCCATCTCATCTCACCATGCAATGGCAATTACCCGATGGCACTGACATTATCATTCGTCCGATTCGCCCGGAAGATGCTGAAATCGAGCAAGAATTTGTGCGCGGCCTTTCCGAGGAATCTAGCTTTTTTCGTTTCATGAGCATCCTTCATGAACTTACCCCATCCATGTTGGCGCGTTTTACTCAAATCGATTACGACCGTGAAATGGCATTAATTGCGATTACCAAACGGAGCGGCAAAGAAATCGAAATTGGAGTATCCCGCTACGCCATCAATCCCGATGGTGAAAGTTGTGAATTCGCCTTAGTGGTGGCTGATGCCTGGCAAGGTCGCGGAATAGGCGCTCACTTAATGGGGTGTCTGATGGGTGCTGCTCGGGCGCGAGGTTTAAAAATCATGCAAGGTGATATTTTGTCGAATAATACCAATATGTTGAAATTAGTAGAAATTATGGGATTTACCATTGAATCTTGTGAGGATGAATTGACCATGAAAAAAGCGATGAAAATATTGAACGCCTAAAATTTATACACACCCTTGGTACACTTAGTACACAGTTATCAGTTTTACGCAGGTTGATTTCCTCCACTTGACAATAATGTAGTGATTTTATTTTATGATAAAAATCCGCTTAATGAGTATT encodes:
- a CDS encoding acetyltransferase, which codes for MGQHYLTPLFSPNSVAVFGASNHNESVGGIVYQNLLSGFHGQVYGINPKRPEIAGKPTFASIEEVTQQVDLAVIATPASTIASIIESCGKQDIKAAVVLSAGFSEIGAKGVALQKIVTDVAKLYGVRLLGPNCLGIMRPEIGLNATFYKGDALPGRLALISQSGALCTAILDWALPAGVGFSSVISIGTLADIDFGEVLDYLVSDIKTDSILLYIEGIHHARGFVSALRAAARIKPVIGVKVGRHLAGRKAAISHSGALVGADDVFEAALSRAGVVRVKTIAQMFTAAKALAYRHRTTGNRLVIITNGGGPGAMAADQVADLDISLADLSSRTMEKLNSFLPPVWSHGNPVDIIGDAPPERYRQALETCMEDPGVDGALVILTPQAMTRPEEVAEAVVQVAASHPKPLVTCWMGNTQINKGCQIFIKHGIPTFRTPEPAVDAFSYIAAYYQNQKLLLQTPGPLSQHVEPDVEGARMLIESALTERRSVLNEVESKALLSAFHIPVAHTMIARSPNEALLLAEQFGFPVALKINSPDITHKTDSGGVKLNLDSAHAVRTAYNDILTEVKKNRPSVYIDGIAVEPMIRKPNGRELMIGVTNDPIFGPIITFGAGGIMVEVIGDRTVTLPPLNSYLARSLIERTRVAKLLGQFRHMPPVDRGALENVLLRVSEMVCELPWLKEMDINPLIVDENGALAVDARVVVRHVRSFAVPYAHMAIHPYPSHLTMQWQLPDGTDIIIRPIRPEDAEIEQEFVRGLSEESSFFRFMSILHELTPSMLARFTQIDYDREMALIAITKRSGKEIEIGVSRYAINPDGESCEFALVVADAWQGRGIGAHLMGCLMGAARARGLKIMQGDILSNNTNMLKLVEIMGFTIESCEDELTMKKAMKILNA